The genomic DNA GCGCACCTCGTTTGCCAGCTCCATGGACGAGAAGGTGCGGCCATTGCTGGCCAAGGGCACCATCATCGCCCCCTTTGGCAACAGACGCCGCAACCGCTCTCCCTCCTGCGCCAAGGCCCGCAAGTCACCTTTCTGCATGGGGTCGCGTCGGGTTTCGGCCACTTCGATCAGCTCGACAGGCGCCAACCTCTCCAGGCGTTTCTGATAATCCACGACCAGATCCCGGATTGGCGCGGGCATGCCCCTCCCGACGGCCAAAATATAAAACTTCAGTGACAATTCACCACCCGGCCACGCATCTGGGTCCAGGGGGCTGGCTCCCTGGCAGGTCCAGGACAGCGTCTTGGTGGGGTTTGGGGCGAAGCCCTGACAAAGGCTTTCATGTCCAGGGCTTTCATGTCCAGGGCTTTCATGTCCAGGCTTTTCTTGAAGGGGTCTGAATGGGTGCAAACCTCAAACTGTATCACCCTGATCCTGGGGCGTGATACGCGCCCGTTCCTGCCCCGCAGAGATCCACGTTTGCCGTTCTTCCACAGCCAATGTCTCTGGGCTCCAGAGCTTTTCCAGGCTGTAGAAGGACCGGATCTCACGCTGAAAAAGATGCACCACCACATCCCCCAGATCGATCAGAACCCACTGGCCGGCATCCATGCCGGCCAGGCCCAACCCCTGAATTTTGACCTGGCTGGCCCAGCGATCCACCTCCATGGCCATGGACCGGACGTGAGTCTCCGATGTACCGGTGGCAATGACAAAAAAATCGGTAAAGGGTGAACGGCCCCGCAAATCGATCCGCGTGATATCCAGACCCTTCTTGTCATCCAAAAGACGTTCCAGGGCTTCTGCCAGGTGCGGACTCTGCATATCGGTCAACTCTTCCTCTCCTTGGGTTGCATGGCGGATCCGTTTCCAACTCCATGAGACATTGATGGCAACGATTCGACACCCTGTCAAGGCTGATCTCCGTCATGGCGAACCAGAGTCCAGGGAGCCGGCTCCCCGGATCCCGACTCGTCGCCGGGCGCTGAACGGGTTACCCGTTGCTTTCCAACACCAGGAGCCGCCACAATGCGCAGAGGATTGGACATGAGAGAGGGAGGGTATCTATGGCAGGCGATGATGACACCAGAACCAGGGGTGGCTCTTCGGGCGAGGACGCCTCGCCTGGCGAAGGAAAGGATGAACAGGCCCCTGCCAAAGGCAACAAGCTCCTCCTGCCGTTGATCGGAGTTGGCGTGATCGCGGCAGCAGCCGGAGCCTACCTGATGCTGTCTGCCAAAAAGCCCGAGCTCCCTGTGCCAACCCAGGCAGAGTTATTTGAAAAGTCCCGCCGGTTGATCGATGACCGTGTCCAGGATGCGTTGCAAGCGGAATCTCAGAGCCACCTCCTCGGGCAATCGTCGCCTTTGCTGTCATCGCATCCTGCTGCACCCGAATCCGGCCACTCCGGTCATGCCAGGCAGGAGGCAACAAAAACTACAACCGAATCCGGCAGCTCAGCCCATATCAATCCGGCAGCGGCGGGGTCCACTCCCCCCGCCGGGTCGGTTCCCGATGCCTTCTCTTCACCGGAAAACGCAAAGATGGAACCGGTTGCAGGTGTCCATCCTGGCGTACCCTAGTGGCTTGATCAGTCTGAATGGACTGGTTTCATTGTGGAGAAGGCATGACAGGATCATTTCCGGTGGTCAGAACTCCGGCCTCGAAAGCTGTCTATGGCGAGGCATGGCCGCAACCCATGGAGCACTTGACGCCATCCTTGAACCCCGTTTTCGACTGATTGCGACATGTCCTTTTCGACAGGGTTACCCAAACCATGGCATGTTCTGGAGTGGCTGGTCTTGCGAGGCATACTCGCCTGGGTCCGGCATGGGGAGCTGCCTGTCGTGGCTGAGAGGTTGCGTAGGCTGGCACGGCACGCCCGGGTTGTCTTGCGCTCCGAATGGGCTTGGACCTGCACCAATCTGCGCCTGATCTATGGACCTGAACTCCCGGACGACCGCTTGCATCGTCTGGCCACCATGGTCTTTGAAAATATTTTTCTTTGCCATCTCGAAGGGTTGCGGGCCCAGGAGTGCCGGTGTCACTGGGATGGCGACGGTTTGGCGATGTTGACCGCGCTGCACGCCCGGAAACGGCCTCTCATCCTGGCATGCATCCATCTGGGATCCTGGGAACCTGCCATGAAGCACGCCGCCGATGTGGGCCTGCCTCTCGTCGTGGTTTATCGGCATGCCAACAATCCATTAAGTGAACGGGAATTTGTGCGTGCCCGGGCAGGGAATGGCGTCGAACTGGTCCGGCGCAAGGATACGCGCGCGGCCCTGCGGGCGATCACCGAGGGTAAAATTCTCACCCTGATGGTGGATATCAACACCCGGCGGGGTGGGATCACGGCCCCTTTTCTGGGCCTGCCGGCACAATGTCCTGCCGGGCCGGCCCGTCTGGCCAGCCGTCAGGGGTGTCTGGTCGTCCCGGCAGTCGCCATCCGGCAGGCTCCCGGCCAATCGACCATTCACGTCGGCGCCCCCCTGGAGCCCCCAACCCCCCATGCCACACCGGAAACGTTGGCGGCATTTACCAGCCGGCTCAACGCCGCCTTTGAACCCTGGATTCTGGCTTGGCCTGAACAGTACAACTGGCTGCACGCCCGCTGGCGCAGCCGGCCCGATGGAACCCTGTGGCGTCCAGACACTCCCATGACCTCCCTCTGGCAATCCCGGGTGGCGCCTCATCCTCCGTTGCCTCGACGACTGCTGGAGTCGCTCGCTTGACCGACCGCCTCCTGCTGATCAAGACCTCCTCCCTGGGGGATCTTCTTCACACCCTGCCCGCCGTGACGGATCTTCGCCGGGCACGACCCGATCTGCAACTGAGTTGGGTGGTGGAGGAGGGCCTGGCGGAGGTTGTCGCCTGGCACCCTGGAGTGGATCGGATCATCCCTGTGGCTTTGCGGCGTTGGCGTCGAGCGCCCTGGCGGGCTTGGCGCGATGGCGAGCTGCGGGCACTCCTCTCCCGGCTGCGTGGCGAGCGCTTCACCTGGATCGTGGATGCCCAGGGGTTGGTGAAAAGCGCCATCCTGTCACGGCTTGCCCGTGGTCGGCGTTTTGGTCCTCACCGCACCTGGGTTCGGGAACGTTGGGCCTTACCCCTTTATGACCAAACCGTTGCGGTTCCAGGAGAGCATCATGTCGTCGCCCGGCTCAGACGTCTGCTGGCCACCGCCGTCGGTTATCCACTTCCCTCCACGCCGCCGGATTTTGGCATCGACCACCAAAAATGGCCCTCTCTTCCCCCACCCCCATCCCCTTATGTGATGTTTTTGCACGGCACCGCCTGGAGCAGCAAGGTGTGGCCTGAGGTTTATTGGCTTGAGCTGGCCCGACGCATCCGTGCCGCGACCTCTCTGCATATTCTGCTCCCCTGGGGCAATGATCCAGAGCGTCAGAGGGCTGAACGTCTGGCCACCGCCTGCGGCGACGGCGTCCAGGTTCTTCCCCCTTTGCAGTTGGGCGTATTGGCGTCGTATATGCTGGGAGCCTCAGCTGTGGTGGGCCTGGATTCGGGCCTGGCCCATCTGGCTGGCGCCATGGATGTCCCTTGTGTCACCCTGTTCGGGGCGACCGATCCGGCTTATTCCGGGGTTGCCCGTTCCCGGCAGACTCTGCTGGCCGCTGATTATCCCTGCGCCCCCTGCATGCGCCGCGTATGCCATCCACCCCCGGGTCCGCACCCTTGTCATCCTCCTTGTGTGGTGACCCTTCCTCCGGATCGGGTCTGGGAGGCGCTCCAGGCCCGAATCGAATGGCCCCCGCCATGACCCGGACCCCCCTCTCTGCGGTCATCATCACCCTGAATGCCGCCGAGGTCATACAACCTTGTCTCGACTCCCTGGCTTTCGCCGATGAAATTCTGGTGGTCGATGCCGGCAGCACCGATGCGACCCTCGAACGCGCACGCCAAGCCGGTGCAACCACGCTGCATCAGACGTGGCTCGGTTTTGGCGCCCAGAAACAATATGCCATCTCCCAGGCGCGCCACCCCTGGGTACTCTGCCTCGATGCCGATGAGCGCGTCTCACCCGAGTTGCAACGGAGCGTGCTTGCGATCCTCGCCACGCCACCCCTCCACCATGCCTACCGGATGGCTCGGTGCAACCGTTTCATGGGACGCTGGCTGCGCCACGGCGAAGGGTATCCCGACCCCAACCTGCGCCTGTTTCATCGCGACCATGCGGCATGGAGTCAGGATCCCATCCATGAGCATGTCGTGGCCACCGGCCCGGTTGGTTGGTTGGCCGGGGATTTGTTGCATGAGTCCGCACCGACTCTGGAGGCCTATCTCGCCAAACAAAATCGCTACACCACCTTGCAAGCCCAACAGCTCGTCGCACGCGGTCGCTTCCCGCATCTCCACCACCTCCTCCTGAACCCTCTGCTCCGTTTCATCAAATTTTATCTCCTGCGCCTGGGCTTTCTGGATGGCCTGCCGGGATTGGTCCATGTCCTGATTGGTTGCAATAACAGCCTCATGAAATATGCCAAGGCCATGGATCTCCTCAGAAATGCCCCAGGGTCCATGAAATGATACCGTTCCGTCTCGACCGCAGTTTGTGATATGTTGGCCCCCTGGATCCCGATGCGTTGCCAAGTGGTGAGTCGTTATCATGCGCGAAACAATCCTGCTGATCGGTCACGGCTCCCGCGCCCCGGAAGGGAATGCCGAGGTCGTCGAATTTGTCAGATTCTGGCGGCAGCGCCACCCTGCCTCCCGCATCGAGGTCTGCTTCATCGAATTTGACGACGTGTTGCTGGATGCTGGCCTGGAGCAGGCCGCCCGGGATGCCGACCGCGTCTTGGTCATTCCCCTGATTCTCAATGCTGCCGGTCACGTCAAGCTGGAAATTCCGGGACATCTGGACGCTGCCCGACAACGTTTTCCGCAAGTGACGTTTCGTTACGCCCGTCCGCTGGGTGCGGAAGATAAAATCTTGGAACTGCTGCGCCTCCGGCTGCACGCAACCATGGTGGGCATGGATATGCCCGATCCGCTGAACACCGGTGTCATCCTGCTGGCCCGGGGCTCCTCGGACATGGGAGCCAACGCCGAAGTGGCACGCATGGCACGTTGGTTGTATGAGACCACCCAGCACGAGTGGATCGACTATGCCTTTACAAGTATCACCGACCCGCGTCTGGAACGCATGGTGCAGCGCCAGGTTCGTCTGGGTGCCATGCAGGTGGTGGTGTTGCCCTATTATCTGTTTACCGGACGGTTGATTCATCGCATCAAACGCCAGGTGCAACGCCTGCAAGGCCAATATCCAACCATCACCCTGGTGGCCGCAGGTTATCTGGGTATCCATGGTCTGATCGGTGACCTGGTCGATCAGCGACTGACCGAACTGCGCACCGGCGACATCCCCCCCATGGCCTGCGATGGCTGCCGCTACCGCGCCATAGCCCAGGAACACCTGGACGCCCACCACCACGCCGATATCCACGGCCACCACGACCATCCGACAGACACCCTGCAAAAACCGTAAGGAAAGCTGGATGGCAACGATGATGAAAGGCCCTGCCCTGAAAAAAATGGCGCCATGGGTGCTGCTGCTCATGGTCATTGGCTTTGGGCTCCAACGCCAAAAAACACCCCAGCCGGAGGTCCATTCCGTAACCCATCTGGCCATGGGCACCTTGTTCACGGTCTCTGTCTGGGGTGTGCCGGAGTCTGCTGCCGATGCTGCGGTCGCCCAGGCTTTTGCCAGAATCCGCGACATCGAATCATGGGCCAGCAGGCAAATCAAATCCAGTCTGGTTTATAAAATCAACCATGCACCCCCTTCCGAGTTTTTTCACGTTCCGGAAGAGTTGGCCCTGATCGTGGAAACTGCCTTGAAGGTAAAAACATTGTCGCATGGCGCCTTCGATCCTGGCCTGGCCTACCTCCTGGATCTCTGGGGCTTTGGTCATGGGGCGCCGGATGTCGGCAAAGTTCCCGACAAAAAAGACATTCAGGCCTGGCTGGAAGCACGACATCGAAAGTCGGGTGATGGCATCCATCTGGATAGACCCAAAAATGGCGCCCCGACCATCCGATTGGATGATCCTGCGTTCGCTCTGGACCTCGGCGCCATTGCCAAAGGGTATGCCCTGGACCAGGCCATGGAGGCGCTGGAACGCACCGGCATCCACAATGCCCTGATCATCGGGGGCGGCGATATGATCATCGCTGGCTCCAAAGGGGGAAAACCCTGGCGGATTGGCATCCAGCACCCCCGGGATCATGACAAGGTCATGGCCGCTGCCGAGGTTGTCGGCCACATGGCCATGGCAACATCGGGTGATTATGAACGATTTTTCATGGCGGATGGAGAGCGGCAACATCACATTTTCGACTCCCGGACCGGCACTCCTTCCCGTTCGGGGTTGATTTCCGTCTCTGTCCAAATGGATAAACTCATGATGGCGGACGCCTTGAGCACGGCAATCTTTGTTCTGGGCATGGAAAAAGGGCAGGAGTTCGTCAAGCACCTGAAAGGTGTTGAAGTCCTGATGGTTACGGAAAAAGGTGAACGTTGGAAAAGCCCCGGCTTCCAAGGTCAATGGTTGGAAGGACCGCAATGAGTCTGGGAGGGGGGCGTCCATGCACCAACGGAATGGATCGTTGGATCGCTTTTGTGGCGGCCTGTGGCATCATTGGACCATGCCTGTGGACGCTCCGGGCACAACCGGAAGGGGTCGTGCTGGTCCGCGACGCCAAGACCCGGCAGATGACGTGGTCTTTGCAACGTAACGCCATCATGCAGGTGGAGGGGCTTTTGGGGCCGGTCCAGGTGGAAATTCATGATCATCGGGTCAGGTTGCTGGAGTACCAAAGTTTGCGGCTCGTGGGCACCATGACAGGCTGGATCAGCCGACCTGGTCAAGTGACCGCCTGCATTCCCTGCGGGGTGGTGGTCCAGATCAAGGGCCGCGCCCGGCCAGAAAACGGGTCCGCCGAACCATACGACGGGATCGCTCGATGAAGGCGAACCCACGTTCCCCCGAAGTGACCATTCGTCCAGAGTTGCACATGGTGTATTGGTCGGCGGCAGCGGTTGCAGCGCACCTGTTGGAGAGTGGCTTGCCCTATCCCGGTCCCTGGTTCAAGCCCGGTCTGGCCCATATTTTTGTGTTGATCGTCTGGTTTCAGCTGGGATGGCGCGCCGCCATGGGCGTCTCCATCCTGCGGGTTTTGGCAAGTTCCCTGATTCTGGGCACCTTCCTCTCTCCAACTTTCTTCCTGAGCTTGTCAGGCGCTGTGGCGGCGCTTCTGGCCATGGGCCTCGTTGCCATGTTGCGGCTGCCGGTTGGTCCAGTGGGTCTCTCCATCCCTGCCTCCCTGGCCCACATGACCGCCCAGGTCGGCGTGGCCCAGGTCATGATCTTCGACCACCCTGGCGTGCTGACCGCGTTGCCCTGGTTTTTGATCGGTTCGTGGATAACGGGTCTGGTGAATGGTTTGGCAGCCTGTTTTGTGTTACGGCACCTGGCCGATAAAAATGTTGCCAGAGAGCCATTGCCCATGCATTGAAGCCTGCCGCATCGAGCTTCCAAAATGGCAACTATTCACCACCCGGCAACGCATGGGGGTCCAGGGGGCTGGCTCTCTGGCAGGTCCAGGACGGAGTCCTGGTGGGGTTCGGGGCGAAGCCCTGACAAAGGCTTTCATGTCCAGGCTTTTCTTGCAAGGGCGATGAATCGTTACTCAAAATGATTGAGAAACCGGGATGGAGATCAAGGAGGAGGGGTTGTACCCCTCCTGCTAAGAGCGGAGATTGTTGAGTACCTCATCGAGCATCTTTTTCGCGTCACCAAACAGCATGCGATTGTTTTCCTTGTAGAACAGAGGATTATCCACACCGGCATACCCCGAGGCCATGGAGCGCTTCATGACGATGGAGGTCTTGGCTTTCCACACTTCCAGAACCGGCATCCCGGCGATGGGGCTGTTGGGATCCTCCTGGGCTGCCGGGTTGACGATGTCATTGGCACCGATCACCATGACGACATCGGTCTGCGGAAAGTCGCTGTTCAACTCATCCATCTCCAGAACGATGTCATAAGGAACCTTGGCCTCGGCCAGAAGCACGTTCATGTGACCTGGCATACGCCCGGCAACGGGGTGGATGCCAAAACGGACATGGATTCCCTTCTTACGCAGCACCGAGGTGATTTCAGAAACCGTATGTTGGGCCTGGGCAACGGCCATGCCGTAACCAGGGACAATGATGACATTGCTGGCCTGACGCAACAACTCTGCCGTCTCCCCGGCATAGATCGTCTGCACCTCACCCTGCGGGGTTTCGGCACCAGCTGCCGGAGCCCTTCCTCCCCCCGTTCCAAAACCGCCGGCAATCACCGATATGAAGTTTCGGTTCATGGCACGGCACATGATGTAGGAAAGAACGGCGCCCGACGAACCGACCAAAGCGCCTACAACGATCAACAAGTCGTTGGAAAGCATGAAACCGGTCGCCGAAGCGGCCCACCCCGAGTAGCTGTTCAGCATGGAGACAACCACTGGCATGTCAGCCCCACCGATGGCCATGACCATATGAATGCCGAACAACAGAGAGACGACGGTCATGATCAGCAGCGAACCGACGGCGTCTCCTTGGGTGGTGGCAGCCAAAAACCATCGGCCTGCCAAGACCACGACGACCAACAAACCAAGATTGAGCAGATGCCGGGCCGGCAGAAGCATCGGTTTGCCGCCAATTTTTCCCGAGAGCTTGCCAAATGCGACCAGAGAACCGGAAAAAGTCACGGCGCCGATAAGAATGCCAACGTAGATCTCCACCTCGTGGATGGTCTTTTCGACACCGGTAAAGTGCGCTGAGGGGTCAATGAAGTTGGCAAAGCCCACCAGACAGGCTGCCAAACCCACCAGGCTGTGCATGATTGCCACCAGTTCCGGCATCTCCGTCATCTTGACGCGGACAGCAGCAACGACACCCAATGTTCCGCCAATGGCCATACCGATCATGATATGGGCATAGTTTGAAAAACCCGTGACACGCGGTCCCAGCAAGGTGGCAACCACGGCTATCGTCATACCGATGATGCCAAACATGTTGCCGCGCCGGGACGTTTCCGGGTGGCTGAGTCCTCCGAGACTGAGAATGAATAAAATTGTTGCACCGATATAGGCGGCTGTGATCAATCCTTCATTCATGGCTCATTTCCCCTCTATCTTTGGAACATGCGCAGCATGCGCCGTGTCACCCAGAATCCGCCGAACATGTTGACGGCGGTCAGCCCGATGGCCAACCCTGCCAACAGGGTAATCAGGAATCCAGGAGAGGAAATCTGGATCAAGGCGCCGATGATGATGATGCTGCTGATGGCGTTGGTGACACTCATCAAAGGTGTGTGCAACGCGGGAGTGACATTCCAGATCACCATATAGCCGATGAAGCAAGCCAACACAAAAACAGTGAAGTGACCCAGGAAGGAAGCCGGAGCGCCCATGCCGATCAAGCCAAAAAGGACGGCACCAGCCAAACCCGTCATAAACACGGACTTGTTCGAGGTCGGTTCTCCAGCTCCATGGCCATGTCCCCCTTTGCTCTCCGGCTTGGCAACCGTCTTGGTCTGAGCCGCTGCCGGTTTTTGTGGAGCGGCGGACAACCGGGGTGGCGGTGGTGGCCAGGTCACGATGCCATCCTTGATGACCGTGGTACCGCGGATGACCTCATCGTCCATGTTGATGTGGATGACACCATCCTTGGTCTTGCACAACTCTTCGGTCAAACGCAGCAGATTCGTGGCATAAAGCTGGCTTGACTGCCGCGCCAGGCGGCTGGGCAGATCGGCATAGCCGATGATGGTCACATCGTTGTGGACCACTTTTTGATGGGGGACGGTATACGCGCAATTGCCGCCTTGTTCCGCTGCCAGATCCACGATCACGCTGCCTGGCTTCATGCTGTCCACCATGGCCTCGGTGACCAACTTGGGCGCCGGTTTGCCTGGAATCAGTGCCGTGGTGATCACGATATCCACCTCAGCCACCTGCTTGGCAGTCATGTCAAGCTGGGCCTTTTGATAGGCTTCGCTCATGACCTTGGCGTATCCGCCAACGCCGGTCCCTTCCTCCTCGATCGGAGGCGAAACAAATTCCGCCCCCATGCTCTTGACCTGGTCCTTCACTTCCGGCCTGGTATCGGTTGCACGCACGATGGCGCCCATCCCCGATGCAGCACCAATGGCCGCCAGACCCGCCACACCGGCGCCGATCACAAACACCTTGGCAGGTGGCACCTTGCCAGCCGCCGTAACCTGCCCGGTGAAGAATCGACCAAAAGCGTGCGCCGCTTCCACCACCGCTCGATAACCGGCAATGTTGGCCATCGAGGAGAGTGCGTCCAACTTTTGCGCCCGGGAGATGCGGGGTACCGAGTCCATGGCCAGAACATTCACCTTCCGGCTGGCGAGTCGATCCATCAACTCCTTGTTCTGTGCCGGCCAGATAAAACCGATCAACGTACACCCTTCGCGCAGCAGGTCGGCTTCGTGCTTGCCCTTGCCGATCTCCATGGGAGCGCGCACCTTGAAAAGAATGTCCGCTGCCTGCCAAACGCTCCCGGCATCGGGGAGAATTTCAGCTCCTGCATCCTTGAAATGGGCATCGAGGAACTGGGACTCGTTGCCGGCTCCTGATTCCACGGCCACCGTGAACCCCAGCTTGATCAGGTTACGCACCGAATCAGGACTGGCCGCCACCCGGTTTTCACCTGGGTATATTTCCTTGGGAATGCCGATCTTCATTGCTCCAATAACCTCCTCTGTGCTACCGGGATTGATAGCGGTTTGCAATTTTTTAATAAAGACAGAAAGATCCGTATTGGTCGCAAGATGCATGGCGACAATGCATGGTCGAAACGTTTCATGTTATGAGTTTTTCCACTATCTTTTCCGACCGCTTTGGGACAATTGTCAGAACAACAGCTTTATGCAAAAGTCGGAAATCCTCAAAACAACCGTTATGTTTAATGGCAGGTTCCCCGTTGCACCACGTCCGTCCTTACCTGTGAGGCACGACGTTCTCATACAGCATGAGACGTAGCTATTCAGCACCCTTTCAGCATGTTCTACCAGATTTTTGGTTTGAAGTCCGGCTTGTTGGCCAATGTGACAGTTTCCCCGGACTGGACGATCACGAACAAGCCATGGTTCATGGCAAATTGATCGGCCTCGGCGGCCATGACGATCCCGGCCACCGCGCCGTATATCTGGCAGGAGGCATAGCGTGGGAACAGGGTTTTGAATTGATCCAACCGATCAAGATGGTGGCGCACGTCCTCCACCTTGAGATGACTTTTGACCTCAATGGGAATGGCGGCGACCGTATCGGCCACCAGCAGGTCGATCTCCACCACCCGTTGGCCATCCAGCTCCTTGATGACCCGGGAATAGACCTCGTCCACAGGAATGCCGCGGGCCCTGAACAGGGCGATGCAGGCCGGTTTGACCAATCCCTCGACGAACTCTCCCAGGCGACCACCCAATTGACCAATCTGCCGTGTCACCTGTTGGATCTTGCGATCCGTCTCCTGCATCTTGCGATCCGTCTCCTGCATCTTGCGATCCGTCTCCTGCATCTTGCGATCCGTCTCTGCACTCATTTCTCGCATGGCGCGGCTGTTTTCCCGGACGATGCGGTCTGTCTCCGCATGCATGTCCCGCATTCTGCGATCTGTCTCCAGAAACGCTTTCCAGACATCGTCCACAGTCACGGTTGCAGACATCTTTTTATCCTCCGTGTCATCACCAGCTCTGGTTGCCTGAGCCAAAAAGCTTTCGAGGTGACTGAAATCATGCTACCGACCGAATGGGAAAGCAATGTCTCGTTGATCCTGCCTTGCCGGAACCCATTTTTCCTGGTGTCAGGGCTTCGCCCTTTCAAGAAAATCATTGCCGTCAAGACACCCGTAAATTTCGAAAAACATTAAAAATTTCAAGGATGGGGAGATTCATGCCGCGTTGACATGCCTTGTCGGATATAGCTACAATTTTTTGTGTAGGGCGCCGCCGATTTTTCCGGGCCGTTTTTCGGGAATCTTGTTCCCGCAAGGCGTTTCGACACCACCATAGTGAGGTTAAACCCTTGAATGCACACGTCCATATTTTGGACCGAATCATGGAGCGTAAACGGGAGGAGGTCGCCGAACGCCGCCGGCGCACCCCGGAGTCGCGTCTCTTGGAACAGGCGCTTGAGCAGCCCCCCACCCGGGATTTTACCCGGGCCTTGACCGACCGGGTGCAACAAGAAAAGCCCGCCGTCATCGCCGAGGTGAAAAGGGCTTCGCCATCCAAAGGGATCATTCACCCTGAGCGCCCCCCTTTTGATCCGGTACGCATTGCCGGCGGTTACGCGCAGCATGGAGCGACCTGCATCTCCTGCCTGACCGATCGGGATTTTTTCCAGGGCGCCGAAGCCTACCTGACCCGCATCCGCAGTGAAGTTGAGATTCCTTTGTTACGCAAAGATTTTTTGTATGACCCCTATCAGGTGATCGAGGCCCGGACCATCGGCGCGGATGCCATCCTGCTGATCATGGCCGTCCTCTCCGTGGCACAGGCCCGGGAGTTGGAAGCCACCGCCCGTGACCTGCACCTGCACGTCCTGGTGGAGGTACACGACGAAGCGGAACTGGAAGCCGCCCATGCCTTGCACACCTCCCTGCTCGGCATCAACAATCGCGACCTGCGAACCTTTGCGACCTCACTGGATACCACCCTGCGCCTCGCTGGTCGGGCAGAGCCCGGTCGGTGCATCATCTCCGAAAGCGGCATCCGCACACCGAAGGAT from Magnetococcales bacterium includes the following:
- a CDS encoding DUF3782 domain-containing protein — encoded protein: MSATVTVDDVWKAFLETDRRMRDMHAETDRIVRENSRAMREMSAETDRKMQETDRKMQETDRKMQETDRKIQQVTRQIGQLGGRLGEFVEGLVKPACIALFRARGIPVDEVYSRVIKELDGQRVVEIDLLVADTVAAIPIEVKSHLKVEDVRHHLDRLDQFKTLFPRYASCQIYGAVAGIVMAAEADQFAMNHGLFVIVQSGETVTLANKPDFKPKIW
- the pntB gene encoding Re/Si-specific NAD(P)(+) transhydrogenase subunit beta, translating into MNEGLITAAYIGATILFILSLGGLSHPETSRRGNMFGIIGMTIAVVATLLGPRVTGFSNYAHIMIGMAIGGTLGVVAAVRVKMTEMPELVAIMHSLVGLAACLVGFANFIDPSAHFTGVEKTIHEVEIYVGILIGAVTFSGSLVAFGKLSGKIGGKPMLLPARHLLNLGLLVVVVLAGRWFLAATTQGDAVGSLLIMTVVSLLFGIHMVMAIGGADMPVVVSMLNSYSGWAASATGFMLSNDLLIVVGALVGSSGAVLSYIMCRAMNRNFISVIAGGFGTGGGRAPAAGAETPQGEVQTIYAGETAELLRQASNVIIVPGYGMAVAQAQHTVSEITSVLRKKGIHVRFGIHPVAGRMPGHMNVLLAEAKVPYDIVLEMDELNSDFPQTDVVMVIGANDIVNPAAQEDPNSPIAGMPVLEVWKAKTSIVMKRSMASGYAGVDNPLFYKENNRMLFGDAKKMLDEVLNNLRS
- the trpC gene encoding indole-3-glycerol phosphate synthase TrpC, coding for MERKREEVAERRRRTPESRLLEQALEQPPTRDFTRALTDRVQQEKPAVIAEVKRASPSKGIIHPERPPFDPVRIAGGYAQHGATCISCLTDRDFFQGAEAYLTRIRSEVEIPLLRKDFLYDPYQVIEARTIGADAILLIMAVLSVAQARELEATARDLHLHVLVEVHDEAELEAAHALHTSLLGINNRDLRTFATSLDTTLRLAGRAEPGRCIISESGIRTPKDILHLQKHGVHAFLVGETLMRESDPGAALARLLER
- a CDS encoding Re/Si-specific NAD(P)(+) transhydrogenase subunit alpha, with protein sequence MKIGIPKEIYPGENRVAASPDSVRNLIKLGFTVAVESGAGNESQFLDAHFKDAGAEILPDAGSVWQAADILFKVRAPMEIGKGKHEADLLREGCTLIGFIWPAQNKELMDRLASRKVNVLAMDSVPRISRAQKLDALSSMANIAGYRAVVEAAHAFGRFFTGQVTAAGKVPPAKVFVIGAGVAGLAAIGAASGMGAIVRATDTRPEVKDQVKSMGAEFVSPPIEEEGTGVGGYAKVMSEAYQKAQLDMTAKQVAEVDIVITTALIPGKPAPKLVTEAMVDSMKPGSVIVDLAAEQGGNCAYTVPHQKVVHNDVTIIGYADLPSRLARQSSQLYATNLLRLTEELCKTKDGVIHINMDDEVIRGTTVIKDGIVTWPPPPPRLSAAPQKPAAAQTKTVAKPESKGGHGHGAGEPTSNKSVFMTGLAGAVLFGLIGMGAPASFLGHFTVFVLACFIGYMVIWNVTPALHTPLMSVTNAISSIIIIGALIQISSPGFLITLLAGLAIGLTAVNMFGGFWVTRRMLRMFQR